The following proteins come from a genomic window of uncultured Desulfovibrio sp.:
- a CDS encoding DUF4172 domain-containing protein, with protein MRYIHESPDWPTFQWDIATLAEQLAAIRHKQGLLLGRMSALGFSIRAEAGLETLTLDVVKSSAIEGESLDVAQVRSSLARRLVLDIGALMPPNRSVEGVVEMMLDATQRYAEPLTAERLFGWHAALFPIGFGASRRSPWARGASQKPGPCKLSPATSAMRRFILKPRWQNALIRK; from the coding sequence ATGCGCTATATTCACGAAAGTCCAGACTGGCCGACATTTCAGTGGGACATTGCAACGCTGGCTGAACAGCTTGCCGCCATTCGCCACAAGCAGGGCTTGCTCTTGGGCCGGATGAGTGCCCTTGGCTTCTCCATCCGCGCAGAGGCTGGCTTGGAGACTTTGACCCTGGATGTGGTGAAGTCGAGCGCCATTGAGGGGGAATCCCTTGATGTGGCTCAGGTGCGCTCTTCGCTGGCTCGAAGGCTTGTACTTGATATTGGCGCCCTGATGCCCCCGAACAGAAGCGTGGAAGGCGTTGTGGAAATGATGCTGGACGCAACACAGCGCTATGCTGAACCGCTTACAGCGGAACGGCTGTTTGGCTGGCATGCGGCGCTATTTCCTATCGGATTCGGGGCATCACGACGATCACCGTGGGCGCGAGGCGCAAGCCAGAAGCCGGGCCCATGCAAATTGTCTCCGGCTACATCGGCCATGAGAAGGTTCATTTTGAAGCCCCGGTGGCAGAACGCCTTGATACGGAAATGA
- a CDS encoding Fic family protein, producing the protein MSHFLEWFNAPLQLDPVMKAVAAHLWFVTIHPFEDGNGRIARAIADCALARADDCPQRFYSMSGQIERECKEHYNILERTQKGGLDITPWLNWFLGCLGRAIDGADETLAIVFRKAHVWQYANQYPLNERQRAIINRLLVEFEGKLTSGKYAELAKCSPDTALRDIRGLMGYGILRQGESGGRSTNYTLVEKAAKQ; encoded by the coding sequence ATGAGCCACTTTCTGGAGTGGTTCAATGCGCCGTTGCAGCTTGACCCTGTAATGAAGGCGGTAGCAGCGCACCTCTGGTTTGTGACTATCCACCCTTTTGAGGATGGTAACGGGCGCATAGCTCGTGCCATTGCAGATTGCGCCCTGGCGCGGGCCGACGACTGTCCGCAACGCTTTTACAGCATGTCCGGCCAGATCGAGCGGGAGTGCAAGGAACATTACAATATCTTGGAACGTACCCAAAAGGGCGGCTTGGATATCACGCCTTGGCTGAACTGGTTCCTTGGCTGCCTGGGGCGGGCTATTGATGGAGCCGATGAAACTTTGGCCATAGTCTTCCGCAAGGCTCATGTGTGGCAATATGCCAATCAGTACCCGCTCAATGAACGACAGCGAGCTATCATCAACCGCCTGTTGGTCGAATTTGAGGGAAAGCTGACCAGCGGCAAATACGCAGAACTGGCAAAGTGTTCTCCGGATACCGCCTTACGGGATATTCGGGGATTGATGGGATATGGCATTTTGCGGCAAGGCGAGAGCGGCGGGCGCAGCACAAATTATACATTGGTGGAGAAGGCTGCCAAGCAGTAA